In the Paenibacillus sp. FSL H7-0357 genome, one interval contains:
- a CDS encoding carbohydrate ABC transporter permease, with product MFKNLSYKAQRKIIIISFSLIPVVLLFTLAYLPVFNMFKYSFTNWNGYSKSFDYVGFDNYKTIFTDSKYFSVFKVSLYYFAASFVQMAIALYFATILSFNVKFKNFFKGVLFFPYLLNGVAIGFIFLFFFRPDGTLDTILRAVGLGDFIQGWLLNPKIINVSLAGAAIWRYMGFNFIIFLGAISSIGKDIYEAAEIDGANRWHQFRHIILPSIKQIVQLNLILAISGAISAFDIPYIMTGGSNGSNTFVIQTVTTAFKYNKLGLASAMAVVLLFIVIIATLLQRLLIKEEK from the coding sequence GTGTTTAAAAATTTAAGCTATAAAGCACAGCGGAAAATTATTATTATTTCCTTTTCCCTGATTCCGGTCGTTTTATTGTTCACCCTTGCTTATTTGCCCGTATTCAATATGTTCAAGTACAGCTTTACCAACTGGAATGGCTATAGCAAAAGCTTTGATTATGTGGGCTTTGATAATTATAAAACCATATTTACGGATTCCAAGTATTTTTCCGTTTTCAAAGTCAGCTTGTATTACTTTGCTGCATCGTTTGTGCAGATGGCGATCGCCCTGTATTTTGCAACCATTCTGAGCTTTAATGTAAAATTCAAAAACTTCTTTAAGGGTGTTCTGTTTTTTCCTTATCTATTAAATGGTGTAGCCATCGGCTTTATCTTCCTGTTCTTCTTCAGACCTGACGGTACGCTTGATACCATCTTGCGCGCTGTAGGGTTGGGAGACTTTATTCAAGGATGGTTGCTTAATCCTAAAATCATAAACGTTTCTTTGGCAGGTGCTGCTATATGGAGATACATGGGCTTTAACTTTATTATATTCCTGGGTGCAATTTCCTCGATCGGCAAGGATATTTATGAAGCTGCAGAAATAGACGGTGCTAATCGATGGCATCAATTCAGACATATTATTCTTCCGAGCATCAAGCAAATTGTTCAATTGAACCTGATTCTTGCGATAAGTGGTGCGATTAGTGCTTTTGACATTCCATATATTATGACCGGTGGTTCTAACGGTAGTAATACATTCGTTATCCAGACTGTAACAACAGCGTTCAAGTATAACAAATTGGGTCTAGCTTCTGCCATGGCAGTCGTTCTCCTCTTTATCGTTATTATCGCCACATTGCTGCAACGGTTGTTGATCAAGGAGGAGAAATAA
- a CDS encoding substrate-binding domain-containing protein, which produces MRGNITMKDIADKVGVSSVTVSKALSNKEGVSENLKIKIKKVASEMGYRFNSAAKSIKDGLSYNIGVMIPYRFTGVSDSFYLRMYQQIAIHLDHYGYFGILNILSNEDEEQLNFPRIYSEKKVDGIIILGQFDKKYIETVKKMELPKIFLDFYDEHADIDSIISDNFYGAYEITNYLVQCGHREIAYVGNIHSTSSIQDRYLGYYKSLLEHGLAYDERLLLNDRDERGKFIDIQLPEKMPSAFVCNCDQVAYNLCERLTSMGYSIPQDFSVVGFDNDIYATFANPQLTTVEVDIQEMALTAVKSIIDKVANPNRRNGRILVQGKIIYRDSVRVTNPPVNSPPK; this is translated from the coding sequence ATGCGAGGCAACATTACAATGAAAGATATCGCTGATAAAGTAGGAGTCAGTAGCGTAACGGTATCTAAAGCTCTTAGCAATAAAGAAGGAGTTAGTGAAAACTTAAAGATTAAAATCAAAAAGGTTGCCAGTGAAATGGGCTATCGATTTAATTCCGCAGCAAAGTCAATTAAAGATGGGCTATCATATAATATAGGCGTTATGATTCCTTACCGGTTCACTGGAGTTAGCGACTCCTTCTATCTTCGTATGTACCAGCAAATTGCAATTCATTTAGACCATTACGGATATTTTGGTATATTAAATATTCTAAGCAATGAGGATGAAGAGCAACTAAACTTTCCTCGAATTTATAGCGAGAAGAAAGTCGATGGCATCATCATTCTCGGACAGTTTGACAAAAAATATATTGAAACTGTTAAAAAAATGGAACTCCCTAAGATATTTCTGGATTTCTACGATGAGCATGCTGATATCGATTCAATCATTTCGGACAATTTTTATGGAGCCTATGAAATTACAAACTATTTGGTACAATGCGGTCACCGGGAAATCGCTTATGTCGGCAATATTCATTCGACCAGCAGCATACAAGACCGTTATCTGGGATACTATAAATCCTTGCTTGAGCATGGGTTAGCTTATGATGAGCGATTGTTGCTAAATGACCGTGATGAACGTGGAAAATTTATTGATATTCAGCTCCCTGAGAAGATGCCCTCCGCATTTGTCTGCAACTGTGACCAGGTTGCCTATAATTTGTGCGAAAGACTGACCAGTATGGGGTACAGTATTCCTCAGGATTTCTCTGTGGTTGGATTTGATAACGATATTTATGCAACGTTTGCCAATCCACAGCTTACTACGGTAGAGGTTGATATTCAGGAAATGGCCCTTACAGCAGTAAAATCAATTATAGATAAAGTAGCCAACCCAAATCGCCGCAACGGACGTATTCTTGTTCAAGGTAAAATCATATATCGAGACTCTGTGCGAGTAACTAACCCTCCTGTTAATTCACCTCCAAAATAA
- a CDS encoding glycoside hydrolase family 130 protein translates to MTTVKIIGENLKNIPWQDKPEGAVGPVWRHSENPVVKRNPAKGIARIFNSAVVAYEGSFLGVFRAETINGRPHLHLGKSEDGYNWEIEEERIEFIDEEGKPFQPNYAYDPRLLKVENAYYIIWCTDFYGASIGMAKTTDFKTFVRLENPFLPFNRNGVLFPKKINNNYVMLSRPSDSGHTPFGDVFLSESPDLVYWGKHRHVMTKGGQGWWQAVKIGGGPAPIETSEGWLMFYHGVTGTCNGLIYSMGAVILDRDEPSRVKYRSSTYVLTPEEWYEERGFVPNVVFPCATLQDAESGKIAIYYGAADTYVGVAYTTVKEIVDYVKATHEDIADDAEIGKM, encoded by the coding sequence ATGACAACTGTGAAAATTATTGGAGAAAACCTTAAGAATATTCCTTGGCAAGACAAACCGGAGGGGGCTGTTGGCCCTGTCTGGAGACATAGCGAGAACCCTGTTGTTAAGAGAAATCCGGCTAAAGGAATCGCAAGAATATTTAATAGCGCTGTAGTAGCGTATGAAGGGTCTTTTCTTGGCGTTTTTCGTGCCGAGACGATCAATGGACGTCCGCATTTGCACTTAGGTAAAAGTGAGGATGGGTACAACTGGGAAATCGAAGAAGAGCGTATTGAGTTTATTGACGAAGAAGGAAAGCCATTCCAACCTAACTATGCTTATGACCCGAGGTTGTTAAAGGTTGAGAATGCTTATTATATTATTTGGTGCACTGATTTCTATGGCGCATCGATAGGGATGGCCAAGACAACGGATTTTAAAACATTTGTTCGATTAGAAAATCCGTTTCTTCCATTTAACCGTAATGGCGTGCTGTTTCCGAAGAAAATTAACAACAATTATGTGATGCTATCTCGTCCAAGTGACAGCGGACATACTCCGTTTGGCGATGTGTTTCTGAGTGAAAGCCCTGATCTCGTATATTGGGGCAAGCATCGTCATGTAATGACTAAGGGTGGGCAAGGCTGGTGGCAGGCAGTCAAAATTGGCGGAGGACCAGCTCCAATTGAAACCTCTGAAGGTTGGCTGATGTTCTATCATGGTGTAACGGGTACTTGTAACGGTCTTATTTATAGTATGGGAGCTGTTATCCTTGACCGTGATGAGCCGTCCAGAGTGAAATACCGTTCAAGCACATATGTGCTTACACCGGAAGAATGGTACGAAGAGCGCGGGTTTGTGCCGAATGTGGTGTTCCCTTGTGCGACATTGCAGGATGCCGAAAGTGGAAAAATTGCTATCTATTATGGAGCTGCAGACACCTATGTAGGGGTTGCCTATACCACAGTTAAGGAAATTGTGGATTACGTGAAAGCGACCCATGAAGATATAGCAGATGATGCAGAGATTGGAAAAATGTAA
- a CDS encoding glycosyl hydrolase 53 family protein produces MKNRKRILAIILTFSMILSMTSFGLPAKAIASSAPDSFSKGADISWLPQLEALGYKFYNDHGKEQDLLQILKEHGIDSIRIRAWVDPSDDPSNGHNSTEEVVALASRVSALGFRVMIDLHYSDTWADPGKQITPAAWANDDLEQLKVHVSEYTSEVMNALKEAGVTPEWVQIGNEINNGMMHPLGSYSNTSNLVQLIQAGSSAAKAVFPGIKVIIHRANGAEAGVDSFFAGLVDAGLKDSDYDIIGLSYYPDSVFTSSINELSENMNKLEEKYGKEVMIVEVGGDVSKDVDSVYNMLVAVQNKLHNVPNHMGTGIFYWEPTGIMFDYPLSAWNIDGTSTFAMDAFIDGAAEINRNPVVSVALDKHTANIEVGGTDKLSAIIDPTNATYKGVIFTSSKPEVVKVDRYSGTISGISTGTATVSVVTYDGGFTASSEVTVVPSTSLIQNPGFEDGLNSWSISADESAVSTDIDVHSGTLALHYYSATPAEFRASQTITGLENGTYSLSAWVSGGGGEEVSEIFAGSKAQSFTNTGWKQWSKPTLDNIEVTDGTLTVGAHYKLSGGQWGNIDDFELIKKDNTRLADLKVNNATVPGFDPNLQQYNVVLPYGTTTIPLIAATTADGGVAVITQATALPGSAKVVVTGEGTRTYTIHFTVDPNPVMNSSFENVNGDGTPEGWTIPDSTPLASNSAYKGAKSLGFWKEAAYTFEAFQTITGLTNGTYTLSAWSQGAGEEMKNQLYAVSGDQTQLISSFANKGWNVWNKAAIENIKVIDGTLRIGVSLDAKPGDWGSYDDFVLVKTSDSPVTPVPPTSGGTGNNPSGSGTGGISTPKTEPVSTPKTEPSTLITGNTTFYTVMVKATKDMATNVATAKLDSSMITDMVQKVKESEAAGQKVVIDIKIDAAANEKSVSLVIPMEALKPLVDTAKADLRVDAGIAVITFDPKAAAAIGGSTAADSRISIKKLAKSDLPENVQNKIGDRPVFDFSVKAGNAEITEFNGGKLKISVPYTPLTSEKKNAIVVYYIDKAGNLKPVKGGYDAATGKVNFQTTHFSNYAVGYNEVTFNDVNLENWYSDAVGYLAARGIANGVGESTFAPEKNVTRADFLMMVMNAYGIEIDTAITDNFLDAGNKYYTGYLGTARKLGFISGVDGNKFMPEATISRQDMSVILYNILKQLDELPTGKNVKGYESFVDTAAVAGYAKDAMKLLVEAGWITGNGNELNPKASANRAQIAQIVYNSIK; encoded by the coding sequence ATGAAAAACAGAAAAAGAATTCTGGCAATCATTCTTACATTTTCAATGATTCTATCTATGACATCATTTGGTTTACCCGCAAAGGCAATAGCCTCGTCTGCTCCTGACTCATTCTCCAAAGGAGCAGATATTAGCTGGTTGCCACAATTAGAGGCTTTAGGGTATAAATTTTATAATGATCATGGGAAAGAACAGGATCTTCTACAGATTTTAAAGGAGCATGGAATTGATTCCATAAGAATTAGGGCATGGGTTGATCCCTCAGATGACCCTTCCAATGGTCATAACAGTACAGAAGAAGTAGTTGCATTAGCCTCTCGTGTAAGCGCTCTCGGTTTTAGGGTTATGATTGATTTGCACTACAGTGATACTTGGGCTGACCCTGGAAAACAGATCACTCCTGCAGCATGGGCTAACGATGATTTAGAACAATTAAAAGTACATGTATCGGAATATACCTCTGAGGTGATGAATGCACTAAAAGAAGCAGGTGTAACACCAGAATGGGTACAAATAGGAAATGAAATTAATAATGGAATGATGCATCCGTTGGGGAGTTACAGCAATACGTCCAACCTCGTTCAACTGATTCAAGCCGGATCAAGCGCAGCGAAAGCGGTTTTTCCAGGAATCAAGGTTATTATCCATAGAGCAAATGGAGCTGAAGCGGGTGTCGATTCCTTTTTTGCCGGTCTCGTAGATGCCGGTCTCAAAGATAGCGATTACGATATCATAGGCTTGTCCTATTATCCGGATTCAGTCTTTACATCCTCAATTAATGAATTAAGCGAAAACATGAATAAATTGGAAGAGAAATATGGGAAGGAAGTTATGATCGTTGAAGTCGGGGGGGACGTTTCCAAGGATGTCGATAGCGTGTATAACATGCTTGTAGCCGTTCAAAATAAACTGCATAACGTTCCAAACCATATGGGAACCGGTATATTTTACTGGGAACCTACAGGAATCATGTTTGACTATCCCTTATCCGCATGGAATATAGATGGCACATCGACATTCGCTATGGATGCATTCATTGATGGTGCTGCAGAAATCAACCGTAATCCGGTTGTATCGGTGGCTCTTGATAAACATACGGCTAATATTGAAGTTGGTGGGACGGATAAATTATCAGCAATCATCGACCCTACGAATGCAACCTATAAAGGAGTAATATTTACCAGTTCTAAGCCAGAAGTTGTCAAAGTAGACCGTTATAGTGGGACTATTTCCGGAATTTCCACTGGAACTGCAACCGTATCAGTTGTTACCTATGATGGAGGATTTACTGCCTCAAGCGAAGTTACCGTAGTACCCAGTACAAGTTTGATACAGAACCCTGGTTTTGAGGACGGATTGAATTCGTGGAGCATCTCAGCGGATGAAAGCGCGGTTAGCACCGATATTGACGTGCATTCCGGTACATTGGCATTACACTACTATAGTGCGACCCCTGCTGAATTTAGGGCTTCTCAAACCATCACAGGGCTGGAAAATGGAACATATTCATTATCGGCCTGGGTCTCCGGCGGTGGTGGTGAAGAAGTTTCGGAGATTTTTGCCGGCAGCAAAGCTCAGAGCTTTACCAATACAGGCTGGAAACAATGGAGCAAGCCTACTCTGGATAATATTGAAGTCACGGATGGAACGCTAACCGTAGGTGCCCATTATAAACTTTCTGGCGGGCAGTGGGGGAATATTGACGATTTTGAGCTGATCAAGAAAGATAACACCCGATTGGCAGATTTAAAAGTGAATAATGCTACGGTTCCTGGATTTGATCCAAACCTTCAGCAATATAATGTGGTTCTGCCGTATGGTACGACTACCATACCTTTAATTGCGGCAACAACAGCAGACGGCGGAGTGGCAGTGATTACACAAGCAACTGCTTTACCTGGCAGCGCAAAGGTTGTTGTAACGGGAGAGGGTACAAGAACGTATACCATTCATTTCACTGTGGACCCGAACCCTGTTATGAATTCCAGCTTTGAAAATGTCAATGGAGATGGTACTCCTGAAGGTTGGACCATTCCTGATTCTACGCCTTTAGCATCGAATTCTGCTTATAAAGGTGCAAAGTCACTTGGATTTTGGAAGGAAGCGGCATATACCTTTGAAGCATTTCAGACGATTACCGGCTTGACGAATGGAACCTACACTTTGTCGGCTTGGTCGCAGGGTGCTGGCGAAGAAATGAAGAATCAGTTATACGCAGTTAGTGGTGATCAGACCCAATTAATTTCCAGCTTTGCGAATAAGGGTTGGAATGTATGGAACAAAGCAGCTATAGAAAATATTAAGGTCATTGACGGAACGTTGAGAATAGGGGTTTCTCTGGATGCGAAGCCTGGTGACTGGGGTTCCTATGACGATTTTGTTCTGGTTAAAACCAGTGACTCCCCAGTTACGCCAGTTCCCCCAACTAGCGGAGGTACCGGCAATAATCCTTCTGGCAGCGGTACCGGGGGAATTAGTACTCCAAAAACGGAGCCTGTTAGCACTCCAAAAACAGAGCCTAGTACTCTTATCACTGGCAATACTACGTTTTATACCGTGATGGTCAAGGCAACAAAGGATATGGCAACAAATGTAGCCACTGCCAAGCTTGATTCGAGCATGATCACCGACATGGTCCAAAAGGTCAAAGAGTCTGAAGCTGCTGGACAAAAAGTAGTGATCGATATCAAGATTGATGCTGCAGCAAATGAAAAGTCTGTAAGTTTAGTAATTCCGATGGAGGCTCTCAAACCGTTAGTCGACACGGCCAAAGCTGATCTAAGAGTGGATGCAGGCATTGCTGTGATCACCTTTGATCCAAAAGCAGCAGCTGCCATTGGTGGTAGTACAGCAGCGGATAGCAGAATAAGCATCAAGAAGCTTGCAAAATCCGACTTGCCAGAAAATGTTCAGAACAAAATAGGGGACAGACCGGTGTTTGATTTCTCTGTAAAAGCAGGTAATGCTGAAATTACAGAATTCAATGGCGGAAAGTTAAAGATTAGCGTGCCTTACACTCCATTGACGAGTGAAAAGAAGAATGCCATTGTTGTATATTACATCGACAAAGCAGGAAACCTCAAACCGGTTAAGGGAGGTTATGATGCGGCAACAGGAAAGGTGAACTTTCAGACAACCCATTTCTCAAATTATGCTGTGGGATATAACGAAGTGACATTCAATGATGTTAACTTGGAGAACTGGTATAGCGATGCGGTTGGCTATTTGGCGGCAAGAGGAATTGCGAATGGCGTCGGAGAGAGTACATTTGCACCTGAGAAAAATGTGACGCGGGCAGACTTCCTGATGATGGTCATGAATGCTTACGGAATCGAGATAGATACCGCAATAACCGATAATTTCTTGGATGCAGGGAATAAGTACTATACCGGGTACTTGGGCACTGCACGTAAATTAGGGTTCATTTCTGGTGTGGACGGCAATAAATTTATGCCGGAAGCAACGATAAGCCGACAAGATATGTCTGTTATTCTGTACAACATTCTGAAGCAGCTGGATGAGCTGCCTACAGGTAAAAATGTTAAGGGCTATGAAAGCTTTGTTGATACAGCTGCTGTAGCCGGCTATGCAAAAGATGCGATGAAGTTATTAGTGGAGGCGGGATGGATCACAGGAAATGGTAATGAGTTAAATCCTAAGGCCTCTGCTAACCGAGCGCAAATTGCACAGATAGTATACAATTCTATTAAATAA
- a CDS encoding extracellular solute-binding protein, protein MRKNKMFFGFMALMLVGTMMAGCTSNKNTSSTNTGANTGSNGEATEQTGKPSGEITVITQRTDIVDTVFKEYAAEFNKIYPDVKVKFQALSDFEGQISVRMNSDDYGDVLLFPTSIPIKDAADFFEPLGDYSDLSKEYIGIEERTVGGKVYGIPTAVNFTGILYNKKVFENAGVTTTPKTPDEFLNALKAIKAKDNSVVPLYTNYADSWPLTQWEGGLTTVAGSVDYVNVEQPNTDENFVPGKPHYDLYKVMYDAAKEGLIEADPTTTNWEASKNDMANGKIGAMVLGSWAIVQVQGLAENPDDIAYMPFPTNASEVILPLAGDYNLAISKHSKNKEAARAWLDWFIKESGYPTEQVGGMSPVVGAELPASLKQFEGTDIKFELPSPAKEGQEGLVDKIDKEGEVGLRQPEFKKRIIEAAIGNTNESYDEIMKDLNDAWVKARAKVAQ, encoded by the coding sequence ATGAGAAAGAACAAGATGTTTTTTGGATTTATGGCGTTAATGCTCGTAGGAACAATGATGGCAGGTTGTACTTCAAACAAGAATACGTCCAGCACGAATACGGGTGCTAATACCGGAAGCAATGGAGAAGCAACAGAACAAACCGGAAAGCCCTCTGGTGAGATCACTGTAATCACCCAAAGAACAGATATTGTGGATACAGTGTTCAAAGAATACGCTGCTGAATTCAACAAGATTTATCCTGATGTGAAGGTGAAATTTCAGGCCTTGTCCGACTTTGAAGGACAAATCTCAGTTCGTATGAACTCCGATGACTATGGTGACGTTTTGCTGTTCCCGACAAGTATTCCGATTAAAGATGCTGCAGACTTTTTTGAACCGCTTGGCGATTATTCCGATCTGAGCAAGGAATACATCGGTATTGAGGAAAGAACGGTAGGAGGAAAGGTATACGGTATTCCCACTGCGGTTAACTTCACAGGTATTTTGTATAACAAGAAAGTGTTTGAAAATGCAGGCGTGACTACTACCCCTAAAACACCGGATGAGTTCTTGAATGCATTGAAAGCGATTAAAGCAAAAGACAACTCGGTTGTTCCTTTGTACACCAACTATGCTGATTCCTGGCCTTTGACTCAGTGGGAGGGTGGACTTACGACGGTTGCAGGCAGTGTGGATTATGTAAATGTGGAGCAGCCAAATACGGATGAAAACTTTGTTCCGGGTAAACCACATTATGATTTGTACAAAGTAATGTATGACGCTGCCAAAGAAGGCTTGATCGAAGCTGACCCAACAACAACGAACTGGGAAGCTTCCAAGAATGACATGGCTAATGGAAAAATCGGTGCTATGGTGCTTGGTTCGTGGGCAATCGTTCAAGTTCAAGGGTTAGCTGAAAATCCTGATGATATTGCCTACATGCCGTTCCCTACAAACGCATCTGAAGTAATTTTGCCTTTGGCTGGCGACTATAATCTTGCAATTAGCAAACACAGTAAAAATAAAGAAGCGGCTAGAGCATGGCTCGATTGGTTCATTAAAGAATCCGGTTACCCGACCGAACAAGTCGGCGGTATGAGTCCAGTTGTCGGCGCGGAGCTTCCCGCCTCTTTAAAGCAATTTGAAGGCACTGACATTAAGTTTGAATTGCCGAGTCCTGCCAAGGAGGGGCAAGAAGGTCTGGTCGACAAGATCGACAAAGAGGGTGAAGTCGGCCTCAGACAGCCTGAATTCAAGAAACGTATTATCGAAGCGGCAATTGGTAATACAAACGAATCCTATGATGAAATTATGAAGGATTTGAACGATGCATGGGTGAAGGCACGTGCAAAAGTAGCTCAATAA
- a CDS encoding carbohydrate ABC transporter permease, with protein MYRLKYAAGGLVKYVSLLFGAFVALVPIVVVFFASFKMNKEYSSTSPLTPPENWLNFANYSKALVNGKMLLGFGNTIIILVVSIVGATLIGSMIAYVLNRFEFRGNKLLMGAFLLATLIPSVTTQVATFRIINFFHLVDTRFAPILLYLGTDIIAVYIFLQFLNSISESLDESAMLDGASYFTIFWRIILPLLAPAIVTVIIIKGVGVYNDFYTPFLYMPSENLQVLSTALFKFKGPYGSQWEVICAGIMITIVPILVIFLSLQKYIYNGFAQGSVK; from the coding sequence ATGTATAGACTAAAGTATGCCGCAGGCGGCCTAGTTAAATATGTATCCCTGCTTTTCGGAGCGTTTGTAGCTCTTGTGCCTATCGTGGTTGTATTTTTTGCTTCATTTAAAATGAATAAGGAATACAGCAGCACAAGCCCTTTGACCCCACCGGAAAATTGGCTGAATTTCGCCAACTATTCCAAAGCACTTGTTAACGGAAAAATGCTGCTTGGCTTCGGAAACACCATCATCATCCTTGTTGTTTCAATTGTTGGCGCTACCTTGATCGGCTCGATGATCGCTTATGTTCTGAACCGCTTTGAATTTCGCGGCAACAAGCTTTTAATGGGGGCATTTTTGCTGGCTACCCTGATTCCAAGTGTAACGACGCAAGTAGCTACTTTTCGTATCATCAACTTTTTCCATTTAGTGGATACCAGATTTGCGCCAATTTTGCTCTATTTGGGAACGGATATTATTGCCGTTTACATTTTCCTTCAATTTTTGAATTCCATATCAGAGTCTTTAGACGAATCGGCAATGCTGGACGGGGCATCCTACTTCACTATTTTCTGGAGGATCATTCTTCCGCTGCTGGCTCCGGCGATCGTTACGGTTATCATCATCAAGGGTGTTGGCGTCTACAACGACTTCTATACCCCGTTCCTGTATATGCCAAGTGAGAACTTGCAGGTACTGTCTACTGCATTGTTCAAGTTTAAAGGTCCATACGGTTCGCAATGGGAAGTTATTTGTGCCGGAATTATGATTACCATTGTTCCGATTCTGGTTATTTTTCTTTCACTGCAAAAATACATTTACAACGGCTTTGCACAAGGATCAGTTAAATAA